One Phaseolus vulgaris cultivar G19833 chromosome 11, P. vulgaris v2.0, whole genome shotgun sequence genomic window carries:
- the LOC137832458 gene encoding fasciclin-like arabinogalactan protein 11, which yields MKQATLFSLSLLLLFSSTTLAISPAPAAAPKAPAAKTPHTPKAAAPSPKPLVPTLPQSPDSPDSVPDDITRILKKAKMFSTLVRLLKTTEIMNNINSQLITAKSGGITILAPDDSAFSNLKAGFLNSLNAGQKIELVQFHILPEFVSSSNFDSLSNPVQTVAGKDPARLPLNVNALGNSVNISTGVVNATILGVVYADNKLGIYHVDKVLLPLDFFVTNKAPALAPSSLAKAPKAAKENSSDDDQEEANQDHNKSGALSLSSVSGTKLMSLGIALVAMATMWS from the coding sequence ATGAAACAAGCAACCCTTTTCTCCCTCTCACTCTTGCTACTATTTTCCTCTACCACCTTGGCCATTTCACCTGCACCTGCAGCAGCCCCAAAAGCCCCTGCAGCAAAAACTCCCCATACCCCAAAGGCTGCAGCACCATCACCAAAACCATTAGTCCCCACATTACCTCAGTCTCCAGACTCCCCTGACTCTGTCCCTGATGACATCACCAGAATCCTAAAAAAGGCCAAAATGTTCTCAACCCTGGTCCGCCTCCTCAAAACCACAGAAATCATGAACAACATCAACTCACAGCTCATAACAGCCAAGAGTGGGGGCATAACCATCCTTGCACCAGATGATTCTGCCTTTTCCAACCTCAAAGCTGGCTTCCTCAACTCCCTAAACGCAGGCCAGAAAATTGAACTTGTGCAGTTCCACATATTGCCAGAGTTTGTGTCCAGCTCAAACTTTGATTCTCTGAGCAACCCTGTGCAGACAGTGGCTGGTAAAGACCCTGCAAGGCTTCCACTGAATGTGAATGCATTAGGTAACAGTGTCAACATTTCAACCGGGGTAGTCAATGCCACCATTCTTGGAGTAGTATACGCGGATAACAAACTTGGAATTTATCACGTGGACAAGGTACTTCTTCCTCTAGATTTCTTTGTAACCAATAAGGCTCCAGCTTTGGCTCCTTCATCTCTTGCAAAGGCTCCCAAAGCTGCTAAGGAAAACTCTTCTGATGACGATCAAGAAGAAGCAAACCAGGATCACAATAAATCTGGGGCACTCAGTTTGAGCAGCGTTAGTGGAACAAAGTTGATGTCACTTGGGATAGCCTTGGTCGCTATGGCAACCATGTGGAGTTGA
- the LOC137833259 gene encoding fasciclin-like arabinogalactan protein 12, with amino-acid sequence MKLLVLFSLLLFIPFSSLYSTTLAQAPDAAPSKPIVPALSQSPSSDTSDSSPDDIIRILRKAKSFNVLIRLMKTTQLINQINAQLITIKSGGLTIFAPDDSSFSHLKVGFLNSLADNQKIELLQFHILPTYVSSLNFDSLSNPVRTLAGDNPARLQLNVTAYGNNVNISTGVVNATVTGVIYSDKVLAIYHVDKVLLPLDFFKPKPPAPAPSPTISTKTDNDNSSADDSLGTSKDSAGACSLMSTLGTTLASLGVALVAFVVLSC; translated from the coding sequence ATGAAGCTTTTAGTTTTATTCTCCCTTCTACTCTTCATACCTTTTTCCTCCTTATATTCAACCACATTAGCCCAAGCTCCTGATGCAGCTCCATCAAAACCAATTGTCCCAGCACTATCCCAGTCACCCTCTTCTGACACCTCTGATTCTTCCCCCGATGACATCATCAGAATATTGAGGAAGGCCAAATCATTTAACGTCCTAATTCGCCTAATGAAAACCACCCAATTGATCAACCAAATCAATGCTCAGCTCATAACCATAAAATCAGGTGGCTTAACCATCTTTGCCCCAGATGACAGTAGCTTTTCACATCTCAAAGTGGGGTTCCTGAACTCTCTGGCTGACAATCAAAAGATCGAACTTTTGCAGTTCCATATTCTTCCCACTTACGTTTCAAGCTTAAACTTTGATTCTCTGAGCAACCCTGTGAGAACACTAGCTGGGGATAACCCTGCCAGGTTGCAACTAAACGTGACAGCATATGGCAACAATGTGAATATCTCAACAGGAGTGGTCAATGCCACGGTCACAGGAGTTATATACTCAGATAAGGTGCTTGCTATATATCATGTGGACAAGGTGCTTCTTCCTTTGGACTTCTTCAAGCCTAAGCCACCAGCTCCTGCACCCTCTCCTACAATATCGACAAAAACTGATAATGATAACTCATCTGCTGATGATAGCCTTGGAACATCCAAGGACAGTGCTGGCGCATGCAGTTTGATGAGTACTCTAGGAACAACGTTGGCGTCCCTTGGAGTTGCTTTAGTTGCATTCGTGGTTCTTTCATGTTGA
- the LOC137821558 gene encoding fasciclin-like arabinogalactan protein 12, which produces MVIMNPPLFSLTLPLLIILLFSHSTISLAQSPAAAPTAPATPTTAITPAPVPSSPPTDIIRILKKAGGFTTLIRLLQATQVSNQINSQLLTTNGGLTLFAPNDNAFSSLKPGFLNSLNDQQKNELIQFHLLPTFVSVSNFDTLSNPVRTQAGENPDRLALNITSSGGNQVNMTTGIVNVTLGGTVYTDHQLAVYQVDKVLLPRDFFVAKPPAPAPAPEKSKGSKKKSADSTETPADDAESAAISVKQQHVTWAAALLVAAFSW; this is translated from the coding sequence ATGGTCATCATGAACCCTCCACTCTTCTCTCTTACCCTTCCACTTCTTATAATACTACTCTTTTCCCATTCCACCATCTCTTTAGCCCAGTCACCCGCCGCCGCACCAACCGCCCCCGCCACTCCCACCACGGCCATCACTCCGGCCCCGGTACCCTCCTCACCCCCCACAGACATCATCAGAATCCTCAAAAAGGCTGGAGGGTTCACCACCCTAATCCGTCTCCTTCAAGCCACACAAGTTTCCAACCAAATCAACTCCCAACTCCTTACCACAAACGGTGGCTTAACCTTATTTGCACCCAACGACAATGCCTTTTCAAGCCTCAAACCTGGCTTCCTCAACTCCCTCAACGACCAACAAAAGAACGAGCTCATCCAATTCCACTTGCTACCCACATTCGTTTCCGTTTCAAACTTTGACACTCTCAGCAACCCCGTGAGAACACAGGCCGGTGAAAACCCTGATAGGTTGGCACTCAACATAACAAGCTCAGGAGGGAACCAAGTTAACATGACAACGGGGATTGTTAACGTTACATTAGGTGGCACTGTTTACACTGATCACCAGCTCGCGGTTTACCAAGTGGACAAGGTGCTTCTTCCTCGGGATTTCTTTGTTGCTAAGCCTCCTGCTCCAGCTCCAGCGCCAGAAAAGTCTAAAGGGTCTAAGAAGAAATCTGCAGACAGCACAGAAACTCCTGCAGATGATGCTGAATCTGCTGCTATCAGTGTGAAACAGCAGCATGTGACATGGGCTGCTGCACTTTTAGTTGCAGCATTTTCGTGGTGA
- the LOC137821564 gene encoding DNA polymerase II subunit B3-1: MASSNTPKSPKAKKGEISTTQCKTKKKNRDIAKEENQKKKNKRPKLSNGNSKQPQEKGAEGSGEDVKTNVFPMNRIRTLIKGEGPDMRVSQEAVLTINKAVEKFLEQFTQDSYACCVQDRKKCLSYKHVANVVSKKMRYDFLSDFVPEKVKAEDALRERNAAGNGVFQKI, translated from the exons ATGGCGTCCTCCAACACTCCCAAATCTCCCAAAGCCAAGAAAGGAGAAATCTCCACAACCCAATGTAAAACGAAGAAGAAGAATCGAGACATCGCGAAAGAGGAGaaccaaaagaagaagaataagaggCCCAAGCTCAGCAACGGCAATTCAAAGCAGCCACAGGAAAAGGGCGCAGAAGGAAGTGGTGAAGATGTGAAAACCAACGTGTTTCCAATGAATCGTATCAGGACCTTGATCAAGGGCGAAGGTCCTGACATGCGTGTTTCGCAGGAAGCCGTGTTAACCATCAACAAAGCTgtg GAGAAGTTCCTTGAGCAATTTACGCAGGATTCATATGCTTGTTGTGTTCAGGACCGCAAGAAATGCCTGAGTTACAAGCACGTGG CAAATGTTGTTAGTAAGAAGATGAGATACGACTTTCTTTCCG ATTTTGTTCCTGAGAAAGTGAAAGCTGAGGATGCATTAAGAGAGAGAAATGCAGCAGGCAATGGAGTATTTCAGAAGATCTAA
- the LOC137824313 gene encoding beta-galactosidase 8, with protein MRATRVLFVFLWFFCVYSPAAFCANVTYDHRALVIDGKRRVLVSGSIHYPRSTPEMWPDLIQKAKDGGLDVIETYVFWNLHEPVRGQYNFEGRADLVKFVKAVAAAGLYVHLRIGPYACAEWNYGGFPLWLHFIPGVQFRTDNKPFEAEMKRFTAKIVDMMKQENLYASQGGPIILSQVENEYGNIDAAYGPAAKSYIKWAASMATSLDTGVPWVMCQQADAPDPIINACNGFYCDQFNPNSNSKPKIWTENWTGWFLSFGGAVPYRPVEDIAFAVARFYQRGGTFQNYYMYHGGTNFGRSSGGPFISTSYDYDAPIDEYGIVRQPKWGHLKDVHKAIKLCEEALIATDPTITTPGPNIEAAVYKTGSACAAFLANIATSDATVTFNGNSYHLPAWSVSILPDCKNVVLNTAKINSASMISSFRTESLKEEVGSGSGWNWISEPVGISKADSFSKFGLLEQINTTADKSDYLWYSSSIDLEDDADSQTVLHIESLGHALHAFINGKLAGSGTGNSNKAKVEVDIPIKLVAGKNMIDLLSLTVGLQNYGAFFDTWGAGITGPVILKGLKNGSTVDLSSQQWTYQVGLKGEDLGPSSGSSGQWNSQSDLPTNQPLTWYKTNFVAPSGSNPVAIDFTGMGKGEAWVNGQSIGRYWPTYVSPNGGCADSCNYRGAYSSSKCLKNCGKPSQTLYHVPRSWLQPDSNTLVLFEESGGDPTQISFATKQIGSVCSHVSESHPPPVDLWNSDTKAGPVLSLECPYPNQAISSIQFASFGTPYGTCGNFKHGRCRSNKALSIVQKACIGSNSCSVGLSLDTFGDPCKGVAKSLAVEASCA; from the exons ATGAGAGCGACACGTGTTctgtttgtttttctttggtTCTTCTGCGTTTATTCCCCTGCTGCGTTTTGCGCAAATGTCACGTATGACCATAGAGCATTGGTCATTGACGGCAAGCGCCGAGTGTTGGTCTCTGGTTCTATTCATTATCCTCGTAGCACTCCAGAG ATGTGGCCAGACCTCATTCAGAAAGCCAAAGATGGAGGACTTGATGTGATTGAGACTTATGTTTTCTGGAACTTACACGAACCAGTTCGAGGCCAG TATAATTTTGAAGGTAGGGCAGATTTGGTTAAATTTGTGAAGGCTGTAGCAGCAGCAGGTCTATACGTGCATCTCCGGATTGGTCCATACGCATGTGCTGAATGGAACTACGG TGGTTTCCCTCTTTGGCTACATTTTATTCCGGGAGTTCAGTTCCGAACTGATAACAAACCGTTCGAG GCCGAAATGAAGCGGTTCACCGCTAAGATTGTGGATATGATGAAGCAAGAAAACCTCTATGCATCACAGGGAGGACCTATTATTTTGTCTCAG GTCGAAAATGAGTATGGAAACATTGATGCGGCCTATGGTCCTGCTGCTAAATCTTACATCAAATGGGCAGCATCAATGGCAACATCTCTTGATACAGGGGTTCCTTGGGTAATGTGCCAACAGGCAGATGCTCCTGACCCAATT ATTAACGCATGCAATGGATTTTACTGCGATCAATTCAATCCAAACTCTAACTCAAAACCAAAAATTTGGACTGAGAACTGGACTGGATG GTTTCTTTCATTTGGCGGTGCTGTGCCTTACAGACCAGTGGAAGATATTGCTTTTGCTGTGGCACGCTTTTACCAGCGAGGTGGAACTTTTCAGAATTACTATATG TACCATGGAGGGACTAATTTTGGCCGAAGCTCTGGTGGACCTTTCATTTCTACTAGTTATGATTATGATGCTCCAATTGACGAGTATG GAATTGTTAGGCAGCCTAAGTGGGGCCACCTTAAAGATGTGCATAAGGCCATAAAGCTTTGTGAAGAAGCACTGATAGCGACTGATCCAACCATTACAACTCCTGGACCAAATATAGAG GCTGCAGTTTACAAGACAGGATCTGCATGTGCAGCCTTCCTTGCCAACATTGCCACATCTGATGCAACAGTGACCTTTAATGGAAATTCATATCACTTGCCTGCATGGTCTGTGAGCATCTTACCAGACTGCAAGAATGTAGTGCTTAATACTGCAAAG ATTAATTCTGCATCTATGATTTCAAGCTTCAGAACTGAGTCCTTAAAAGAAGAGGTTGGTTCTGGCTCAGGATGGAATTGGATTAGTGAACCCGTCGGTATTTCGAAGGCAGATTCATTCTCAAAATTTGGATTACTGGAGCAAATAAATACAACTGCTGATAAAAGTGATTATTTGTGGTACTCGTCAAG TATTGATCTTGAAGATGATGCTGATTCTCAAACTGTCCTTCACATTGAGTCCCTTGGTCATGCCCTTCATGCTTTCATAAATGGGAAGCTTGCag GGAGTGGAACGGGAAACAGTAACAAAGCTAAGGTCGAAGTAGACATCCCCATCAAACTAGTGGCTGGGAAGAACATGATTGATCTCCTGAGTTTAACCGTGGGACTTCAG AACTATGGAGCTTTTTTTGACACATGGGGTGCGGGGATCACTGGTCCAGTGATATTGAAAGGTTTGAAGAATGGAAGCACTGTTGATCTCTCCTCCCAACAGTGGACATATCAG GTTGGCCTTAAAGGTGAAGATTTAGGTCCATCAAGTGGAAGCTCTGGACAGTGGAACTCTCAATCTGATTTACCTACAAATCAACCCTTGACTTGGTACAAG ACAAACTTTGTTGCTCCCTCGGGAAGTAACCCAGTTGCTATTGACTTCACGGGGATGGGAAAAGGTGAGGCTTGGGTGAATGGACAGAGCATTGGGCGATACTGGCCTACATATGTCTCTCCAAATGGCGGTTGTGCTGACTCCTGCAATTATAGAGGGGCCTATAGTTCATCCAAATGTCTCAAGAACTGTGGGAAACCATCACAGACATT ATACCACGTACCACGATCATGGTTACAACCAGATAGCAATACACTTGTATTGTTTGAGGAAAGTGGAGGTGACCCTACGCAAATCTCTTTTGCTACAAAACAGATAGGAAGCGTGTGTTCACATGTATCTGAATCTCACCCTCCACCTGTAGACTTGTGGAATTCAGATACAAAAGCAGGGCCTGTACTGTCACTGGAGTGTCCTTATCCTAATCAGGCGATCTCTTCCATTCAATTTGCAAGTTTTGGAACGCCTTATGGAACTTGTGGGAACTTCAAACATGGACGGTGCAGAAGTAATAAGGCTCTATCCATTGTTCAGAAG GCCTGCATTGGATCAAACAGTTGTAGCGTTGGACTATCACTTGATACATTTGGAGATCCATGTAAAGGAGTAGCAAAGAGTTTAGCAGTTGAAGCTTCTTGTGCATAG
- the LOC137824380 gene encoding fasciclin-like arabinogalactan protein 12 codes for MQKQYLFSFSLVQLVSFLYFTTTLAQLSPATSPLKPPQPIPTPPAAAPKPLVPSLPESPSDATPDTAAVDIVGILRQAKSFNILIRLMKTTQLINQLNAQLLTTKSGGITILAPDDSSFSELKAGFLNSLSDGQKLELLQFHVLSDYVSSSNFDTLTNPVRTLAGAKPGKVELNVISYGGSVNISTGEVNTTITGIVYTDKHLAIYKVGKVLLPMDFFAVAKAPAKSPSLAPEPSAKAPKADKENSLSPDSSDSSQINSTKDNSGTVKINVYGKWLSLVLGVVLMTVFSS; via the coding sequence ATGCAAAAGCAATATCTCTTTTCCTTCTCACTAGTACAGCTAGTTTCATTTCTGTATTTCACCACCACTTTAGCCCAATTATCACCAGCTACTTCTCCTCTAAAACCACCCCAACCTATTCCTACACCACCAGCTGCAGCCCCTAAACCTTTGGTTCCCTCGTTGCCAGAGTCACCAAGTGATGCCACTCCTGACACCGCAGCTGTTGACATTGTTGGAATCCTGAGGCAGGCCAAGTCATTCAACATCCTTATCCGCCTCATGAAGACCACCCAATTGATCAACCAACTCAATGCACAGCTCCTCACTACTAAATCAGGTGGCATCACCATTCTTGCACCTGATGACAGTTCCTTCTCTGAACTCAAAGCAGGCTTCCTCAACTCTCTTTCTGATGGCCAAAAGCTCGAGCTCTTACAGTTCCATGTTCTTTCAGACTATGTGTCGAGCTCCAACTTTGATACTCTAACCAACCCTGTGAGAACACTTGCAGGAGCTAAACCTGGAAAGGTGGAACTGAATGTGATAAGTTACGGAGGGAGTGTGAACATCTCAACAGGGGAGGTTAACACCACTATCACAGGCATTGTATACACAGATAAGCATCTTGCTATTTATAAGGTAGGAAAGGTGCTTCTTCCTATGGACTTCTTTGCAGTGGCCAAAGCacctgcaaaatcaccctcttTGGCACCAGAACCATCTGCAAAGGCTCCTAAAGCGGATAAAGAGAATTCACTGTCCCCAGACTCCTCAGACTCATCTCAGATTAATTCCACAAAGGATAACTCTGGCACTGTGAAAATCAATGTGTACGGAAAGTGGCTGTCCCTTGTTCTTGGAGTAGTTCTCATGACTGTTTTCTCATCATAA